GGGCACTCTTTGAGGATGGCGAGCCAACGGCAGCGAAGACTCTTTCAAAAAGCGTTGAAGAGCTCAGAAGTGCGGGGTTATCGAACCAGAAGCTGAACTATATTACACACATCAGTCAAGTTTTTAGTGATCCTAATTCGAATTTATCCAAGATTCAGTTTTACAAAGAAAACACGgttgatcaaattattgaagagtTGACTTTACTAAAGGGAATAGGTGTGTGGTCAGCGAAGATGTTCGCACTTTTTACGTTAAATAGTCTTGATGTATTTGCATACGACGATTTAGGTATTGCAAGAGGAGCAGCAAAATACTTAATTAGAAGGCCAAAGtatcttcaaaaaattaaagagGAGGTTAATGCTAATGAGGAATTGAAAAggttattgaaaagaaaatcaaagTTCGAATCGTCAAAGGGTAAGAGAGATTGGGTTCCATATCACgatgaatatattaaatacttAGGATTGGAATTTAGTCCGTACCAGCTGGTCATAATGCTTATCTTCTGGCGACTTGGTTCGACCAATGTCGATGTCTTAGAAAATACTGGTGTAAgataaaaagaatatataacCTATAAAAATgttcaaattatatatgtTACTAAAATAAATGTTAAGCAAAGAACCTTTAGTGATGCCTTTAATGAATTCGAATTGCTCTTTGGTGAATTgtcatcattattgtcTTTATCGTTATGTTCCTTATCGTCGTTTCCGTGCTCTCCTCCAATAGATATGTGcttattttttttagtATTGTTGTCTTTAATTTTCCTTAATTCTCTCTCGATTTCATCAAACCCATAATCTAAGTtagttttcaaaaattgcaaatcTTCTTCGGAGAAGCCTTGAGTTATTAAATACTCGATAAGTAGATCAACGTCTATTTCAATTTCGTTGCGGTCGCTCCCAGATTGGGTTGCTTCAACCTCAACATCGGCTGTGAGGGCTAAGTAATCCTTGATCCATGATTTCTTCGAGTATAATACGACATTGGGCTTCCTGGTATCCGAAAATCTTGGAGGTGCAATGGCACTTGCTTCCAGGGCCGACTCATCCCAAGTTCCTGACGGATACTCAGTTACCGGTTCATCGTCCTCGACATTTCTAGCCTTAATTTGTGATTGGGCATGGAACACAAAATTTTTGGCTCTTTCTCTGTGAGGATATATATTCAGGAGCTCTTTGTATGCTGAATCACTTTTCCTACCGTCTATCTGGTGCGGTTCGTCCCTTAACGATAACAGCTTGTAGCCTTTATATGCTACCCTACCAGAGGATACTTCCTTGGTGGAAGCCATTCCCAAAGAATAGATTATAACgataagaaatataaaGTTCATGATATATGGTTTCTTGCTATTTGGTGTCTGAAAACAATTGTTTAATGTAATTCCTAGAGATATATAAAACAGTATATATGTTGGCTTTGCgaatattttgcaactaCACAATGCCGCAACTCTTTTCTGTGTTCCTGTGGACCACATATTTGTACTATCCTTTTGTACCCTTATATGCATATGTGTATTTTGCCCTATATACCGTACTATTCCTGTTACGTTTTACAATTAATTCCTATACTAACTAATTTTCTAAATAGTTTAGAGTAAGTTTTGTTTGACGTATTGAAGCATTTTACGCATTTTTGCGGCAATTTCTTAAATTTAACCAACATCAAAATAGCCTCATAAGGACGTCCAATAAgtacaaaaaaaaaagttgCAGCAAACATCTACGATATCACCAACGCTTCCTATGAActatatattatcattgtaGCTGGCTCTCGTCATGATTTAGCCTAGCAATATTTGTTCGCGCCGTTTGCAGCCGTTTGTGATCTAAACTATATAGTAATGTGGTACAAAGTGACATCAACCCATTTGGCACCAGATTAGCCTACAGTACGAGCTTTGCAGAGAGGGTCGATCACGAGTGACGTGCAGATACAATTCTATACCACATTTTATGATGGTGTGCGGACCACCCTAGTTTCGCATCCCATCAGTAATTATTGTCCTACATTTGTTGGGGTGGCTGGCTGTACGCGATGTCAGGGGTAAACGAAATTCTGATCCACAAAGATATACACTCAGAAAATTAAGACTCACAATCTCTAACAATGTGCAGCAATCTTTTAGTATATCATGCGATCTCATGTCCACGTAGATAATCAATCATATAGCTTATTGCTCCTGTCTCACTAAACtccatatttatattgacCGTTGCGTGACGACTTCCCAAGGAGCACTTTCCAACTATGCAATCATCTGTAACCGAATATCTTCCATAAACCCACTTATCTCCACTGCCGATGAAGTCTATTTTGTATAAAAAATATGTCTACGGTGTGCTTCCTACAGATGGTTACCCTATTTTTTATTGTATATACACCCAGCCGTTTGCTGGAACAAGAAGTTGAGAGCAACCCACTACATTAAACCAGTAGTGGCGATATATAGTTGAACTAAGTACCAGGAAAACTGCAATTGCTTACCTACTATCAGATATACGCAACCCCGAAAATTGCTATCTGTTTATGGCTAAAGCACTAGTATATCGAGAAAGTAACTTCCAGCAATCTTTATTGTATTCAGGATTATATGCACACCGGGATAATTCCACTTTTAAACTGCAACCGACATTTCCATAGCCTTCAAGAGTTCAAAAGTTTTTTAGCCAGGGTTCTTTAAGAGATTAATTATAGTCCCCGGTCATAGATCTATATTGCTATCATCACATTCGCTTACAACATACAAGCAGTCGAGGATTTGACCGACAAAACACGATATTTTGGAAAGTTCAACCCTGGTAAAATTACACGCTGAAACGAGTAACCCTTAATTGAGGTCGTTGACAGAAATTAGTAACAAGTCCGACAGCGTCTCAAAACGTCAATTATATCGAAGAAACGGTGTACGTAGAGAACGAGAATATATTGCTTGGAGAATTTAGATCGATATAAGCATATTTTGGATTAGTTGTTTTTAAATTTGTCAATTATTTTGGCATAGCACCATAAACAACAAAGGCTTGGAAAATACAGATAAAATGGCAGAAAATTCGTTTCTGCAATCTTCCACGCGAAGAAACTCTTTAACGTCGCTATCAACGACGACTTCGTACAATACGGTGTCGACGGCAGCCCGGAGCATGTCAACGGAGCATTTGACTAATTTAGATGATAAATTTGTGAAAAAGTCAATCAAGAAACTGCCCACGTCGATGCTTAATCCCGGCGATAAGTTCCATAAGACCAATACCGGGACGTACTACTTTCCTAATGGTGAAGTATTTCGCCCTCGTATGACGCCGGCTAAGAGACATAGACCAGGTAAGGTACCTGGGTCATCACGAAATAATTCTATGACTAAGGACCTTACAGCCGGCTATACGTTGCATTACACCCCATCTCCTGGAACCCCCGAGATCCCTAGATCATCATCGATGGTATCAATGCAATCCGCCAACTCATCAAGCGCGGTTCCAAATTCGTATGTTTCGAAGTCgtcatcattttctaatttgaGAAGGAGTAATAAACAAAACTTAGCTCAATCGCTACGATCTAATAAGGTTGATACCCCAactaatataaatattcaaaacCTTGCTCCTGTTCACACGCAGGTACCTACGCCTCCTAATGCGTCGTCACCTAACCTATTAAGTCCCCCAGTACAGAATACGAAAAGCTTTCAAGCAACGAACGTTTTAAAAGATAGCGAAGGAATTCCAGGAGTGTTTAAAAGCCCGGATAACATTTATACCGGGCACCCTAATCATCCACCAGCAACAAATAATAACCAGAACAGACCTGTTCCCACATCCTCTGATTCAAACCTATCGTCTTTATCGAACTATAATTTAAATAGGTCATCATCTAATACTCCTCAGACATCAATCAATACTTCAATAGATATTGAGGAAGCACCTGAGGGATACGTTAAATACATCAAaaacaatgaaaataagaatatgGCTGATGACGAACTACAAAAGTCAAGTTCATTAGAAAGTATCAAAGAGACTGAGCTTCATAGCATTGAAGAAATCCCCAGAATCGACGTACAGAATGACGAAATGCCGGTGAATAACCAGTTTGAATCGGGTTGTCAAAACAAGTCATTTGAACGGATTCGCGAATCTACGGAGGAATCCacttcatctaataaattgaatcaaGAACCTAACCAAACAATGCATGTACCATCTAATGAAACATGCGACCATCCTGTTGATCAATCTTCGGAAGAAAGTTTGAATGACCATTTTGAAGAGTCTACATTAGGATCTATTCAAAGACCTCAACAAACACCTAAACCAATGGGTGATAAGATTTTGACTCAAGGTTCGACGAGAGAAGAATCTCAGGAACCTAATGAGGATGCGATGGGGGAGCTGTTTCAGCCAGCACAAGTGAGTGAAAATAATTCACAGATGCAAAATCTTGAACAGGGATGTGAAGAGTCAGAGATAATCGCGGAGTATTCAGCTGAATCTGAGTCTGACTCAGAGTCAGAGGTCTTAAAGAAGATACCCAAACCTAGTTTAGGTATGATTGAAGCTAATGATTCTTCTGAATTTTCGCAAGAGGATTTGAATCACACCCATACACAAATGGATTCAGATACTGAGGATTTGAGTACATTACATGACGTTTCGGAAGAtaaaataagaaataattCTCCGGCTAAGAATActttattttttg
The nucleotide sequence above comes from Debaryomyces hansenii CBS767 chromosome A complete sequence. Encoded proteins:
- a CDS encoding DEHA2D03564p (similar to uniprot|P22134 Saccharomyces cerevisiae YER142C MAG1 3-methyl-adenine DNA glycosylase involved in protecting DNA against alkylating agents), producing the protein MLSICRSYLIYRSAMSTNSPTAFPKLATMAITRAKSTTVKTEVSHGLSSPSKVVKTTKVSKKNGRAPASPKKKPHLEDLLGHIEIPTDYKLPASYLEFHDPEFAKGLNWVVEKDPSLYPVVVHQNFQHFKKKECEKSLSDDEIILKYWYALISSVISQQISGMAAKSIEGKFRALFEDGEPTAAKTLSKSVEELRSAGLSNQKSNYITHISQVFSDPNSNLSKIQFYKENTVDQIIEELTLLKGIGVWSAKMFALFTLNSLDVFAYDDLGIARGAAKYLIRRPKYLQKIKEEVNANEELKRLLKRKSKFESSKGKRDWVPYHDEYIKYLGLEFSPYQSVIMLIFWRLGSTNVDVLENTGVR
- a CDS encoding DEHA2D03586p (some similarities with CA1313|IPF14126 Candida albicans), which translates into the protein MHIRVQKDSTNMWSTGTQKRVAALCSCKIFAKPTYISFYISLGITLNNCFQTPNSKKPYIMNFIFLIVIIYSLGMASTKEVSSGRVAYKGYKSLSLRDEPHQIDGRKSDSAYKELSNIYPHRERAKNFVFHAQSQIKARNVEDDEPVTEYPSGTWDESASEASAIAPPRFSDTRKPNVVLYSKKSWIKDYLALTADVEVEATQSGSDRNEIEIDVDLLIEYLITQGFSEEDLQFLKTNLDYGFDEIERELRKIKDNNTKKNKHISIGGEHGNDDKEHNDKDNNDDNSPKSNSNSLKASLKVLCLTFILVTYII